From a single Brettanomyces bruxellensis chromosome 7, complete sequence genomic region:
- a CDS encoding uncharacterized protein (BUSCO:EOG09263CUU): MTTDIQNTQKREVSDKPGQFDKQDAFLFPQDKKTYRHQYREIYEARAKQLKSRVMKMASMKWKDETINGQKAKYVNKLLDVKSMVPSYVIGTVFMDMKYKPNISQEVTGNIYAAPELKEDSEYDELERTRIHSYSDPATDQVMLEDDSGRLLLDGELLDKVVLMTGVVVGALGMIVDAGVFTIVDVVYPEPAAQIPRSIEETPEQFVMYLSGLRVNPSGKRAPLEILKEFIMGELVDEGNLVSLLKRTTNLVILGSSMEVTAKSQKDLSDKDKYRAKNKSNFDAQSLEILDKWISDLLMSIPVSIMAGETDPAEIEYPKMPFHRSLFRLSSGRKNFERLTNPSWLQINGVRILATSGENINDMFKYMIPNIHVEIGSGIDSPVRREVLYDSRLKLLQSNILWQNIAPTAPDTLPCYPFTGTDPFTLNETPHVYAVGCQPKFETTKLKVARKNGEDLSVRIISVPDFEQTGQCVFMNTKTLECTSVRVVCQ, encoded by the coding sequence ATGACGACggatattcaaaatacaCAGAAGCGGGAGGTTTCAGATAAACCTGGACAGTTTGACAAGCAGgatgcatttttatttccgcAAGACAAAAAAACGTACAGACATCAATATCGGGAGATATACGAGGCGAGAGCGAAACAACTAAAGTCAAGAGTGATGAAGATGGCAAGTATGAAGTGGAAGGACGAAACAATCAACGGGCAGAAGGCGAAATATGTGAACAAATTGTTGGATGTCAAGAGTATGGTACCATCGTACGTGATTGGAACAGTTTTTATGGACATGAAGTATAAACCAAACATCTCGCAGGAAGTGACGGGAAACATTTATGCGGCACCTGAGCTTAAGGAAGATTCAGAGTACGATGAGCTTGAGAGGACAAGAATCCATTCGTATTCGGATCCAGCAACCGATCAAGTTATGCTAGAAGATGATTCAGGTCGTCTATTATTAGATGGTGAACTACTAGATAAAGTCGTGCTAATGACAGGAGTAGTTGTTGGAGCTTTAGGGATGATTGTGGATGCTGGTGTTTTTACAATAGTAGATGTTGTGTATCCAGAACCAGCAGCACAGATTCCTCGGTCTATAGAAGAGACTCCTGAGCAATTTGTGATGTATTTATCGGGACTTCGAGTGAATCCATCTGGCAAACGTGCTCCgcttgaaatattgaagGAGTTCATAATGGGCGAACTCGTAGACGAGGGGAATCTGGTAAGCCTTTTAAAAAGAACCACAAATCTAGTTATACTAGGTAGCTCGATGGAAGTAACCGCCAAATCACAGAAAGATCTTTCGGATAAGGACAAGTACAGAGCCAAGAATAAATCCAACTTCGACGCACAGTCTCTTGAAATCCTAGACAAATGGATTTCAGATCTGCTAATGTCCATACCAGTGAGTATAATGGCTGGAGAAACGGACCCGGCAGAAATCGAATACCCTAAAATGCCATTTCACAGGAGTCTTTTTCGGTTGTCGTCAGGTAGAAAGAACTTCGAGAGACTCACGAATCCATCGTGGTTGCAGATCAATGGGGTTCGGATCTTGGCAACTTCCGGTGAGAATATTAACGACATGTTCAAGTACATGATTCCAAATATACACGTTGAAATCGGAAGCGGCATAGACAGCCCTGTCAGAAGAGAAGTCCTCTACGATTCGCGGTTGAAGCTTCTTCAATCCAACATTTTGTGGCAGAATATCGCACCAACAGCTCCAGATACGTTACCCTGCTATCCGTTTACTGGGACAGACCCATTCACTTTGAATGAGACTCCACATGTGTATGCAGTGGGCTGCCAGCCAAAATTTGAGACTACAAAGCTGAAAGTGGCCAGAAAGAACGGAGAGGATCTATCAGTGCGAATAATTTCGGTTCCTGATTTTGAGCAGACAGGACAGTGTGTTTTTATGAACACCAAAACACTAGAGTGCACATCAGTCAGGGTTGTATGCCAGTGA
- a CDS encoding uncharacterized protein (BUSCO:EOG09263NXM) — MLFNHQEVLVSRTSRFIGSLTIKRCLSKNANYITTPIFYVNAKPHLGHFYSMTLADVQNRWMKFNNRETFFTTGTDEHGLKVQLAAQKAGLPPKQFCDGLSQKFKDLARIGEIEYDRFIRTTDPDHIKAVTSFWNVVQKTGCIYEGQHSGWYSISDEAFYTDTDIEEAVDGKTGKKMMVSKETGSEVIFQSEDNYFFRISEFQDSLIKFYNSHPDFVQPQKYYDQVMHELTSEKLPDLSISRPSSRLEWGIKVPNNDDQKMYVWFDALVNYITSLGYPEVTDNLTPASHLVGKDITRFHCIYWPIFLMAAKLPMPKRIVVHGHWLMDGRKMSKSRGNVADPVDISAYYDADALRLFMMRNATLTSDCDYSEVKVFDTRNEFIDKFCNMVMRGLSKSFNYENSLSLIKKSSLKGISEHMEPDKSLEKDVTDLFDTVNGLPSSIDADVSNFIMPPALEQIWDISRRANMLFEKYKPWELKEKVTNSDAVNSANLNRRTLIVFAAVDSMRCVFILLQCFAPLYAKKLLDTLHVSKDRRSLKYARIGADLDYAKDVKIKKHGSVPIVKVDLRK; from the coding sequence ATGCTGTTCAACCACCAAGAAGTGCTCGTATCACGAACATCCAGATTTATAGGCAGTTTAACGATCAAGCGATGTCTCTCGAAAAATGCCAACTACATCACCACCCCGATCTTTTATGTGAACGCAAAACCTCATTTAGGGCATTTTTACTCGATGACACTTGCGGATGTGCAGAATAGATGGATGAAATTCAATAACAGGGAGACTTTTTTCACTACCGGCACTGATGAGCATGGTTTGAAGGTTCAGCTGGCTGCACAGAAGGCAGGACTACCACCAAAGCAATTTTGCGATGGTTTGTCCCAAAAGTTTAAAGACTTGGCACGGATTGGTGAGATCGAATATGATAGATTTATTCGGACGACAGATCCAGACCACATTAAGGCAGTCACGAGTTTTTGGAATGTGGTGCAGAAGACAGGATGTATATATGAAGGCCAGCATAGTGGATGGTATTCGATCTCGGACGAGGCCTTTTATACTGACACTGATATAGAGGAGGCTGTAGATGGGAAAACTGgcaagaagatgatggttTCAAAAGAGACGGGGTCGGAAGTGATCTTCCAAAGTGAGGATAACTACTTTTTCAGGATCAGCGAGTTCCAAGACTCTTTAATTAAGTTCTATAACAGTCATCCGGACTTTGTGCAACCGCAAAAATACTATGACCAGGTGATGCACGAGCTCACGTCGGAAAAACTGCCTGATTTGAGCATATCAAGACCTTCATCTCGTCTAGAATGGGGAATCAAAGTGCCAAATAACGACGATCAAAAGATGTACGTGTGGTTTGATGCGCTTGTCAACTATATCACCTCACTCGGATACCCAGAAGTTACCGACAACCTTACACCCGCCTCGCATTTGGTCGGTAAAGACATCACGAGATTCCATTGCATCTATTGGCCCATCTTTCTTATGGCCGCAAAGTTGCCAATGCCAAAAAGAATTGTGGTCCATGGCCATTGGCTCATGGATGGCCGAAAAATGAGTAAAAGCAGGGGAAATGTGGCTGATCCGGTCGATATTTCGGCATATTACGACGCTGATGCCCTACGTTTATTCATGATGAGAAATGCGACACTCACCTCTGATTGTGACTACTCGGAGGTTAAAGTTTTTGATACTAGAAACGAGTTTATCGACAAGTTCTGCAACATGGTCATGAGAGGTCTTTCGAAGTCCTTTAACTACGAAAACTCGCTCTCTCTCATTAAGAAGTCGTCTCTCAAGGGTATATCGGAGCATATGGAGCCAGACAAATCTTTAGAGAAGGATGTGACTGATTTATTTGATACAGTAAACGGGCTTCCCTCGAGTATTGATGCAGATGTGTCTAATTTCATTATGCCGCCTGCACTGGAGCAGATCTGGGATATCTCACGGAGAGCAAACATGCTATTTGAGAAGTATAAGCCCTGGGagttgaaggagaaagTTACAAACTCAGATGCCGTGAACAGTGCCAATTTAAATAGAAGGACACTAATTGtttttgctgctgttgACTCCATGAGATGCGTGTTTATATTATTGCAGTGTTTTGCTCCACTGTATGCCAAGAAGCTCTTGGATACTTTGCATGTTTCCAAGGATAGAAGAAGTTTGAAATATGCGAGAATTGGTGCAGACCTCGACTACGCGAAGGAtgtgaagataaagaagcaTGGGTCTGTTCCGATTGTGAAGGTAGACTTGAGGAAATGA
- a CDS encoding uncharacterized protein (SECRETED:SignalP(1-20)) yields MRTFEHIVGLFILLVNLVCAQDLPDFYSKSKHIAELTPRTFDDVVMGTNHTTVVEFYAPWCKYCQLFRNKYKKASKIASDFVQFGAVDCNKEYNKQLCAKYKIRAFPSVLIFRAPKFTGKPSQDRHSSEEYKDAREVGPLVEVLKGRVKNYAKRVNTRKLDSFLDVSTAKHNRSLLLTQKSTLSPLFKSLSIDFLGSLDLAHMDINREGAREALKKNIPDLSEDFQAPILLAISKEEGIKIYEGDMRKKMEISKFLEHYGQPQDGPLSVRGKALRAIIRGKAKSFKQYFKMKKMAAKASLKKDEL; encoded by the coding sequence atgcGGACATTTGAACACATAGTGGGACTCTTTATTCTCTTGGTAAACCTCGTTTGTGCACAGGATCTGCCTGATTTTTACTCAAAGTCAAAACACATAGCGGAGTTAACGCCCAGGACATTCGATGATGTTGTGATGGGTACAAACCATACCACAGTTGTTGAATTTTATGCTCCCTGGTGCAAGTACTGCCAGCTATTTAGAAACAAATACAAGAAGGCATCCAAGATTGCATCAGACTTTGTTCAGTTCGGTGCTGTTGATTGCAATAAGGAATATAACAAACAATTATGTGCCAAGTATAAAATCCGTGCTTTTCCCTCCGTGCTGATATTTAGGGCACCGAAATTTACAGGAAAGCCTTCACAGGATCGTCACAGTTCTGAGGAATACAAGGATGCGAGAGAAGTTGGTCCCTTAGTTGAAGTTTTGAAGGGAAGAGTGAAGAATTATGCCAAGAGGGTCAATACCAGGAAGTTGGATTCGTTCCTCGATGTTTCCACTGCCAAACATAACAGAAGTCTCTTGCTTACCCAAAAATCGACGCTCTCGCCTCTATTTAAGAGTTTGTCGATAGACTTTTTGGGAAGTCTAGATTTGGCCCACATGGACATTAACAGAGAAGGTGCACGGGAGGCgttaaaaaagaatattccAGATCTCTCAGAGGATTTCCAGGCTCCCATATTGCTTGCAATATCAAAGGAGGAAGGTATCAAGATCTATGAGGGGGATATGCggaaaaagatggaaatatCAAAGTTTCTAGAACATTATGGACAGCCACAGGATGGTCCATTAAGCGTGCGTGGAAAAGCATTGCGTGCCATAATAAGGGGGAAGGCGAAGAGCTTTAAGCAGTATTttaagatgaagaagatggcaGCCAAGGCaagtttgaaaaaagatgagcTCTGA
- a CDS encoding uncharacterized protein (BUSCO:EOG09261W2O), which produces MVKCPICSKDVPIQLINKHLDKCELSSSGHGMKKVENKVMEGRQEGQQKKQKMRSSSLLDVLNGGKKKSRRSGGEHRIFSSQFANEISDEILKEGKRKSDPIVIDSTESDACLMHSDKRPRTEDRKIPSSPVLSGKARQREQIKILKLQSRLPLAERLRPTTLENYIGQKHLVGRGGILRGFIESDRIPSMILWGFPGTGKTTLARIISHSTKSRFVELSATTNGISDCKRIFQEAKNELKLTGRKTIVFVDEIHRFNKAQQDIFLPYVERGTITLIGATTENPSFQLNSALLSRCRVFVLKKLSSDELKQIVCRALVEINKTRKLVYNKMVLKFLPDAVEYICNISDGDSRSALNLLELADSHFMTVDEEKTEQGEGDGKGSRIATERMGSKNMENAKSRENAEKNMVNMNKSTQNMDKDTQIMNKDTQNTKDTQNMDKDTYNTNKSSQTESHTANKHVLEVAAEDLRKVFKRTQMVYDRVGDAHYDTISAFHKSVRGSSPDAAIYYLARMLKGGEDPLYVARRMIRIASEDVGDVDDSCLPFAVAAYRAVQLIGLPEAELALAQCAVKLARAPKSAEIYRAWKEINAKIDNEPDVAAAAIPLHLRNAPTKLMEDLGYSEGYKYNPDYRDGKVKQEYFPKELKGLKLLRGQHLGTRIDPDLER; this is translated from the coding sequence ATGGTTAAATGCCCTATATGCTCGAAAGACGTGCCGATTCAGCTTATCAACAAGCATCTCGATAAGTGCGAGTTATCGTCATCGGGTCACGggatgaagaaagttgaaaaCAAGGTGATGGAAGGTAGGCAGGAGGGCCaacaaaagaagcagaaaatgcGATCGAGCTCTTTGTTGGATGTACTCAACGgcggaaagaagaaaagccgCAGATCAGGTGGCGAGCATCGAATATTCAGCTCTCAGTTTGCAAACGAAATTAGCGATGAGATATTGAAAGAgggaaagaggaaaagcgACCCAATTGTGATAGACAGCACTGAATCGGATGCTTGTTTGATGCACAGTGATAAGAGACCGAGAACAGAAGACAGGAAGATCCCTTCTTCACCAGTTTTGTCAGGAAAAGCCAGGCAAAGAGAGCAGATCAAAATACTTAAATTGCAATCTCGTTTGCCGTTGGCCGAGCGGCTAAGACCGACAACTTTGGAGAATTACATTGGCCAGAAGCATCTTGTTGGGAGAGGTGGGATTTTAAGGGGCTTTATAGAGAGTGACAGGATTCCATCGATGATTCTTTGGGGGTTTCCGGGAACAGGAAAGACAACTTTAGCTCGGATCATCTCGCACAGCACAAAATCGAGGTTTGTGGAGTTGTCGGCGACCACAAATGGAATTTCGGACTGCAAGAGGATATTTCAGGAGGCGAAGAACGAGCTCAAGCTTACCGGAAGAAAGACAATCGTGTTTGTGGATGAAATCCATCGGTTCAACAAGGCACAGCAGGATATATTCTTGCCGTATGTTGAGCGTGGAACGATAACTTTGATTGGTGCGACTACGGAAAACCCCAGCTTTCAGTTAAACAGtgctcttctttctcgATGCAGGGTGTTTGTGCTCAAGAAGCTTTCTTCAGATGAGCTGAAGCAGATTGTGTGTCGAGCATTGGTGGAGATCAACAAAACGAGGAAGTTGGTCTACAATAAGATGGTGCTCAAGTTTCTGCCGGATGCTGTTGAGTACATATGCAACATCTCGGATGGCGATTCTCGTAGTGCTTTGAATCTTCTTGAATTGGCGGATTCGCACTTCATGActgttgatgaagaaaagacagaGCAGGGAGAAGGTGATGGGAAAGGCAGCAGAATTGCAACTGAAAGGATGGGGAGTAAGAACATGGAGAATGCAAAAAGCAGGGAGAATGCAGAAAAGAACATGGtgaatatgaataaaagTACACAGAATATGGATAAGGACACACAGATTATGAATAAAGACACACAGAATACGAAAGACACACAGAATATGGATAAAGACACATataatacaaataaaagcTCACAGACAGAGTCTCATACCGCCAACAAGCATGTTCTTGAAGTGGCAGCAGAGGATCTCAGAAAAGTGTTCAAGAGAACGCAGATGGTCTACGATCGTGTTGGGGATGCACACTATGACACGATTTCGGCATTTCACAAGTCTGTGCGGGGATCTTCACCAGATGCCGCCATCTACTATCTGGCAAGGATGCTAAAAGGAGGCGAGGATCCGCTCTATGtggcaagaagaatgatTAGAATCGCTAGTGAAGATGTTGGCGATGTGGACGACAGCTGCCTTCCATTTGCAGTGGCTGCTTACCGTGCAGTTCAACTGATTGGGCTTCCGGAAGCGGAATTGGCATTGGCACAATGTGCTGTTAAGCTAGCTAGGGCACCGAAATCGGCCGAAATTTACAGGGCATGGAAAGAGATCAATGCCAAAATCGACAACGAGCCAGATGTGGCAGCTGCAGCAATTCCGCTCCATCTTCGTAATGCACCAACAAAACTAATGGAGGATCTTGGATACAGCGAGGGATACAAGTACAATCCAGATTACAGGGACGGAAAAGTGAAGCAGGAGTACTTTCCTAAGGAATTGAAGGGCCTGAAATTGCTCAGAGGCCAGCATCTTGGCACGAGGATAGATCCGGATCTTGAGAGATGA
- a CDS encoding uncharacterized protein (SECRETED:SignalP(1-21)): MRFNSASLGFILAVAPSVVLSSPMAPFLARRYDNSSIIEVTNSSSLTTTSTLTATHYVTLADGETSTYEDTYPTTITSASSQSSSAASDSSENAASDNDKEDDSVASLETSSSSDISSIFSSSSASYCEPTTVTVTVGLNSSNAVPVTLTSFSTQITTLTIPVTAVVTATGTDGSLTNATATTDVTTVLNNVVSSEYTSYYQASGSEYTTNLRETVYQTVTVTSSAYGNGTASYYYSPATGI; the protein is encoded by the coding sequence atgaGATTCAATTCCGCCAGCCTTGGCTTTATTTTAGCCGTTGCCCCATCGGTTGTTCTTTCAAGTCCGATGGCTCCATTTTTGGCAAGGAGATACGACAACTCTTCCATTATTGAAGTTACCAACTCCAGCTCTTTGACCACCACTTCTACCCTTACTGCAACTCACTATGTGACCTTAGCAGATGGAGAAACCAGCACTTACGAGGACACTTACCCAACCACCATCACTAGTGCTTCATCTCAGTCTTCGTCAGCAGCCTCAGACTCATCAGAGAATGCGGCTTCCGACAATGATAAGGAAGATGATAGTGTTGCTTCCCTTGAAACTTCTTCGTCTTCCGATATATCTTCGATATTCTCAAGTTCGAGTGCTTCATACTGTGAGCCAACAACTGTCACCGTTACTGTTGGTTTGAATAGCAGCAATGCGGTTCCTGTCACTTTGACCTCGTTCTCAACTCAGATAACAACTTTGACCATCCCAGTTACTGCCGTTGTCACTGCTACTGGCACAGATGGCTCTCTAACAAATGCCACTGCCACCACTGACGTCACCACGGTTTTGAACAACGTTGTTTCAAGCGAGTACACCTCGTATTACCAGGCTAGCGGCTCCGAATACACCACTAACTTAAGGGAGACTGTTTACCAAACCGTCACTGTTACATCTTCAGCTTACGGTAACGGTACTGCCAGTTATTACTACTCGCCTGCCACCGGTATCTGA
- the TIM10 gene encoding protein transporter tim10: MSFFGLGGSSQPQLSSEQKIKAAENELDMVTTMFNNILDSCYRKCFDKSYDDGALSKNQSLCVDRCVTKYFAANMKVGESMQELGKSGTLGSPGVPH; encoded by the coding sequence ATGTCATTTTTCGGATTGGGAGGCAGCAGTCAACCACAACTCTCCTCGGAGCAGAAAATCAAAGCGGCAGAAAACGAGCTTGATATGGTTACAACTATGTTCAACAACATTCTTGATTCCTGCTACAGAAAGTGCTTTGACAAGAGCTACGATGATGGTGCTCTCAGTAAGAACCAATCTCTCTGTGTGGACCGTTGTGTGACAAAGTATTTTGCTGCAAATATGAAGGTTGGTGAAAGTATGCAGGAATTGGGCAAGAGTGGAACTTTGGGAAGTCCAGGCGTGCCACACTAA
- a CDS encoding uncharacterized protein (BUSCO:EOG09264PMA), translated as MKLTSMDTIKNLKWALRKQIKARIAKLSHDTLLKQSILAAKTISDLPEFKNARTVGIYMNLPSGELPTDEIVKTCFSFDKKVYLPRVTAISRFNDMKRFEKQKSILHFLSIDNLSEARSLPERGRYKIREPEFKSDGSGSVVNDLLQNNEKLDILFVPGMAFSSDCERLGHGAGYYDDFIKRYNEKYHEKPLLIGLGLKEQLLTKENGEVLHMEEHDELLDNVVIADTVYSRR; from the coding sequence ATGAAACTTACAAGTATGGatacaataaaaaactTGAAATGGGCCCTTCGGAAACAAATCAAAGCCAGGATTGCAAAACTTTCGCATGATACCTTATTGAAGCAATCAATCCTCGCTGCCAAGACAATTTCGGATTTACCCGAGTTCAAGAATGCAAGGACGGTTGGTATTTATATGAATTTGCCAAGTGGAGAATTACCAACGGATGAAATCGTGAAGACATGCTTTAGCTTTGATAAGAAAGTGTATCTTCCCAGAGTGACAGCAATAAGTCGGTTTAACGATATGAAACGGTTCGAGAAGCAGAAGTCcattcttcatttcttgAGTATTGATAATCTTTCCGAGGCCAGAAGCTTGCCTGAGAGAGGTAGATACAAAATTAGAGAGCCCGAATTTAAATCCGACGGCTCCGGATCAGTGGTGAACGATTTACtgcaaaataatgaaaaactCGACATACTGTTTGTCCCAGGAATGGCATTCAGTAGTGATTGCGAGAGATTGGGACACGGCGCTGGATATTACGACGATTTCATCAAGAGATACAACGAGAAATATCATGAAAAGCCACTACTAATTGGCTTGGGGTTGAAAGAGCAACTTCTcacaaaggaaaatggtgaaGTTCTACACATGGAAGAGCATGATGAACTGTTGGATAATGTTGTAATAGCCGACACTGTCTACAGCAGAAGATGA